The proteins below are encoded in one region of Geomonas ferrireducens:
- a CDS encoding diguanylate cyclase → MNLRSQMKRHKILIVDDTAANIEILYKILKENYDILFAKSGADGIRMVQEQHPDLVLLDIMMPDMDGYEVCSLLKQDRATARIPVVFVTAMGNDEDEARGLELGAIDYLTKPIRPHIVLARVRNHLELKHRGDLLERLTRELEEKNRTLDVLARKDGLTGVSNRRNFDEVLNSEVQRAMRNSRNLSLILCDIDHFKRFNDLYGHMAGDKCLQLMGELLRDTFKRAGEVVARYGGEEFAVILPDTSAELAGHMAERLRLALLSQALPHGHSEHHVVTLSAGVAGTLVERANTLEWFLGRADQALYRSKAEGRNRVTVAAAEADA, encoded by the coding sequence ATGAACCTTAGAAGTCAGATGAAGAGGCACAAGATCCTGATCGTGGACGACACCGCCGCGAATATCGAGATCCTGTACAAGATCCTCAAGGAAAACTACGACATCCTCTTCGCCAAAAGCGGGGCGGACGGCATCCGGATGGTGCAGGAACAGCATCCCGACCTGGTCCTTTTGGACATCATGATGCCGGACATGGACGGCTACGAGGTCTGCTCGCTGTTGAAGCAGGACCGGGCGACGGCCCGGATCCCGGTGGTGTTCGTTACGGCGATGGGGAACGACGAGGACGAGGCGCGCGGGCTGGAACTTGGCGCCATCGATTACCTTACCAAGCCGATCCGCCCGCACATCGTCCTGGCCCGGGTGCGCAACCACCTGGAGCTGAAGCACAGGGGCGATCTTCTGGAACGGCTCACCCGCGAGCTCGAGGAGAAGAACCGGACCCTGGACGTCCTCGCGCGCAAGGACGGGCTCACCGGCGTCTCCAACCGGCGCAATTTCGACGAGGTGCTGAATTCCGAGGTGCAGCGCGCCATGCGCAACAGCCGCAACCTCTCCCTCATCCTGTGCGACATCGACCACTTCAAGAGGTTCAACGACCTCTACGGTCACATGGCGGGGGACAAGTGTCTGCAGCTCATGGGGGAACTTCTGCGGGATACCTTCAAGAGGGCGGGGGAGGTTGTGGCGCGCTACGGCGGCGAGGAATTCGCCGTCATCCTGCCGGACACGAGCGCCGAACTTGCCGGGCACATGGCGGAGCGGCTGAGGCTCGCGCTTTTATCGCAGGCGCTGCCGCACGGTCATTCCGAGCACCACGTGGTGACGCTCAGTGCCGGGGTGGCGGGGACGCTCGTCGAGCGGGCGAATACCCTGGAGTGGTTCCTGGGACGCGCCGACCAGGCGCTGTACCGCTCCAAAGCCGAGGG